The Aminithiophilus ramosus genome contains a region encoding:
- a CDS encoding nitroreductase family protein, whose protein sequence is MRKPAPAGHAIHELLANRWSPRAFSTRLPSKETLATLFEAARWAPSAYNEQPWRFIVATKEDPEAYGKVLACLVEANQAWAASAPVLAILVTKKTFTRNGKANGYAAHDGGLALENLMLQAVAEGMFAHAMSGFDPDRVRETFDVPDDYSPTTALALGYGGDPEQLEGDYRAMEVAPRERLPLTELVFSGTWGRTSPLVGD, encoded by the coding sequence ATGAGGAAACCCGCACCTGCCGGCCATGCGATCCACGAGCTCCTCGCCAACAGATGGAGCCCCAGGGCCTTTTCGACGCGCCTCCCCTCGAAGGAGACTCTGGCCACCCTTTTCGAGGCCGCCCGCTGGGCTCCCTCGGCCTACAACGAACAGCCCTGGCGCTTCATCGTCGCCACCAAAGAGGACCCAGAGGCCTACGGCAAGGTCCTGGCCTGCCTCGTCGAGGCCAACCAGGCCTGGGCCGCCTCGGCTCCCGTCCTGGCCATCCTGGTCACGAAAAAGACCTTCACGAGAAACGGCAAGGCCAACGGCTACGCCGCCCACGACGGGGGACTGGCCCTGGAGAACCTCATGCTCCAGGCCGTGGCCGAGGGGATGTTCGCTCACGCCATGTCCGGTTTCGATCCCGACAGGGTCCGCGAGACCTTCGACGTTCCCGACGACTACAGCCCCACGACGGCCCTCGCCCTGGGCTACGGCGGCGACCCCGAGCAGCTCGAGGGGGACTATCGCGCCATGGAGGTGGCCCCCCGCGAGCGTCTGCCCCTGACGGAGCTGGTCTTCTCCGGCACCTGGGGCAGGACGTCGCCTCTCGTCGGCGACTGA
- a CDS encoding ATP-grasp domain-containing protein yields MTLLAAGYSVRGLAQSAWRGGWTVVAVDYFGDRDLAERVPTRSVRGDRGEGYSAEALVDLARSFEADSVVYTGGLENHGEVVAALARGRELLGNDPFVLRRVRDWRLLRSLFTEEAIPFPRTLFPGEEIGAREGRWLSKPVGGAGGTGLRLYGGERLREGRLLQEFLPGLPASATFLCDGRRSRLLGLTEQLVGHRALTERPFAWCGNVFPLELSDEGRRLLERIGDVLVRAFGLKGLNGVDFIVTERDGRRWPLPVEVNPRPAASLEILEAAWGGSLFPFHVAACRGFLPDGDLSFREGFWGKAVVYARRSLNVSCSGDWYDKNRRDIPHDGESVAAGSPVCTLLAEAKRRDGCIGALLEGARVLRDEIGDR; encoded by the coding sequence TTGACGCTCCTCGCGGCGGGCTACAGCGTCCGGGGCCTGGCCCAGTCGGCCTGGCGGGGAGGATGGACCGTCGTCGCCGTCGACTATTTCGGCGACCGTGACCTGGCCGAGAGGGTGCCGACGCGGTCCGTCCGGGGCGATCGGGGTGAAGGCTATTCCGCTGAGGCGCTCGTCGATCTGGCCCGCTCTTTCGAGGCCGATTCCGTCGTCTACACGGGCGGCCTCGAAAATCACGGAGAGGTCGTCGCCGCCCTGGCCCGGGGCCGGGAGCTTCTGGGCAACGATCCTTTCGTCCTGAGGCGCGTCCGCGACTGGCGCCTCCTGAGGAGCCTTTTCACGGAGGAGGCGATTCCCTTCCCGCGGACCCTTTTCCCCGGCGAGGAGATCGGGGCCCGGGAGGGACGGTGGCTCTCCAAGCCCGTCGGCGGCGCCGGAGGGACGGGCCTTCGCCTGTACGGGGGAGAACGGCTCCGGGAGGGACGGCTCCTCCAGGAGTTCCTGCCGGGACTTCCGGCCAGCGCCACCTTTCTCTGCGACGGGCGGCGAAGCCGTCTTCTGGGCCTGACGGAGCAGCTCGTAGGGCATCGGGCCCTGACGGAAAGGCCCTTCGCCTGGTGCGGCAACGTCTTCCCCCTGGAGCTTTCCGACGAGGGGCGGAGGCTTCTGGAGCGGATCGGCGACGTCCTGGTCCGTGCCTTCGGCCTCAAGGGACTCAACGGCGTCGATTTCATCGTCACCGAGAGGGACGGAAGAAGATGGCCTCTCCCGGTGGAGGTCAATCCCCGTCCTGCGGCCTCTCTGGAGATCCTCGAGGCGGCCTGGGGGGGGAGCCTTTTCCCCTTCCACGTCGCGGCCTGCCGCGGTTTTCTGCCCGATGGCGACCTCTCCTTCCGCGAGGGCTTCTGGGGCAAGGCCGTCGTCTACGCCCGCAGGTCCCTTAATGTCTCCTGCAGCGGCGACTGGTACGATAAGAACAGGCGCGATATTCCTCACGACGGCGAGAGCGTGGCGGCAGGGTCTCCCGTCTGTACCCTTCTGGCCGAGGCGAAACGTCGCGACGGCTGCATCGGGGCCCTTCTCGAGGGGGCTCGAGTCCTTCGCGACGAGATCGGCGATCGGTGA
- a CDS encoding DUF2193 domain-containing protein yields the protein MSVFEKMVKEAIGATHSVYGVIAEKRGGVFKLPDAKPYVDAVNTMTVAEGQKKEVVDLHVQSVNAHYDILCGLTDTIRPEDDPFVEHYQTPPILEVLYDIDPEFKKSMWMFIDAIAANRALVGLEAVRRYGGMYGPTCVVDFAMSVGSVSNLVNRILRALDMPKHHKQAILASKSWGMNTSYGLGAAFRGAIEAGRTAAEAEQAEVDMLQFIYREPIAAQAHLMGTHNLGGHGPHSSFDVTKYMNQYRDRMRPFIEAAAKGGVHYANIVAVPAYCVGDVGHHIAQSAYNMFKDDMAFAIYESVMAVFENTLKKALEAGAFKSEYDVLSVATGAPAAATAYILWKDSFTVPMVVDLLTKRFHNYAVMNPKRGEADELHNVDFMDILVRGEKILDIYPLGAGAKIKGVTLDFSPIDDHEVVSNPQRYTYPACAITQRFAALMSMADFPCYLTPECTTATLMTNIIALHPDKPGAPVRFCKGCAVTSLLKRNVPFVKGCGQGDNGYCEWHLTV from the coding sequence ATGTCCGTTTTCGAAAAAATGGTGAAGGAAGCCATCGGGGCGACCCATTCCGTCTATGGGGTCATCGCGGAAAAGCGCGGAGGGGTTTTCAAGCTTCCCGACGCCAAACCCTACGTCGACGCCGTCAACACGATGACCGTCGCCGAGGGGCAGAAGAAGGAGGTCGTCGATCTCCACGTTCAGTCCGTCAACGCCCATTACGACATCCTCTGCGGTCTGACCGACACCATCCGTCCCGAGGACGATCCCTTCGTGGAGCACTACCAGACGCCGCCCATTCTGGAGGTTCTCTACGATATCGATCCTGAATTCAAGAAGTCCATGTGGATGTTCATCGATGCCATCGCCGCCAACAGGGCCCTGGTCGGCCTCGAGGCGGTGAGACGCTACGGGGGGATGTACGGCCCCACCTGCGTCGTCGATTTCGCCATGTCCGTCGGTTCCGTTTCCAATCTCGTGAACCGCATCCTCCGCGCCCTCGATATGCCCAAGCATCACAAGCAGGCCATCCTGGCCTCCAAGTCCTGGGGGATGAACACCTCCTACGGTCTGGGGGCGGCCTTCAGGGGAGCCATCGAGGCGGGCAGGACGGCCGCCGAGGCCGAGCAGGCCGAAGTGGACATGCTCCAGTTCATCTACCGCGAGCCCATCGCGGCCCAGGCCCATCTCATGGGGACCCACAATCTGGGCGGTCACGGTCCCCACAGCTCCTTCGACGTCACCAAGTACATGAACCAGTACAGAGATCGCATGCGTCCCTTCATCGAGGCGGCGGCCAAGGGAGGCGTCCACTACGCCAACATCGTCGCCGTTCCCGCCTACTGCGTGGGCGACGTGGGACACCACATCGCCCAGTCGGCCTACAACATGTTCAAGGACGACATGGCCTTCGCCATCTACGAGTCCGTCATGGCCGTCTTCGAGAACACCCTCAAGAAGGCTCTCGAGGCGGGCGCCTTCAAGAGCGAATACGACGTCCTCTCCGTCGCCACGGGGGCTCCCGCGGCGGCGACGGCCTACATCCTCTGGAAGGACAGCTTCACCGTCCCCATGGTCGTCGATCTTCTGACGAAGCGCTTCCACAACTACGCCGTCATGAATCCCAAGAGGGGCGAGGCCGACGAGCTTCACAACGTCGACTTCATGGACATCCTCGTCCGGGGCGAGAAGATCCTCGATATCTATCCCCTCGGCGCCGGGGCCAAGATCAAGGGCGTGACCCTCGACTTCAGCCCCATCGACGATCACGAAGTCGTCTCCAACCCCCAGCGCTACACCTATCCGGCCTGCGCCATCACGCAGCGCTTCGCCGCCCTCATGTCCATGGCCGATTTCCCCTGCTATCTGACGCCCGAGTGCACCACGGCGACGCTCATGACCAACATCATCGCCCTCCACCCCGACAAGCCCGGCGCTCCGGTGCGCTTCTGCAAGGGATGCGCCGTCACCTCTCTCCTCAAGAGGAACGTCCCCTTCGTCAAGGGGTGCGGCCAGGGCGACAACGGCTACTGCGAGTGGCATCTGACGGTCTGA
- a CDS encoding APC family permease: MSGKRRKPLGGEDNVFGFFDMSLFTLCAIVVIDTLPATASVGTSAAGWWIVTALLFFVPYGLVSAELGSAYPEKGGLGGWIARAFGPRWGARVTWLYWAQLALGLPSVYILLSSMTSRMFFPDLPLSGQVALAVGATWITVALSLRPLAQAKEIANAGALAKIAIVAGLLASALFHLFHHPPANDLSWQRLLPTWDGGLAFLPILLFNLAGFELMSGASDEMVDPRRDVPRAILTAGTVITALYLTATLSLQAMIPLEELSLVNGIIDALYRVFGSDGSGTFVADAVGSLVLFSIVATMIGWTLGVNRVAAAAAETGELPALFAKRHNRFGTPLGASLLTALLATALLLLYGRLAETSEELFWTLTAFASILFLLPYVGLFAAFIALRRRDGRAQGGYVIPGPSWLAFLLAFTAALFVVQAILLFLWVPGEPFDGAFALPVVAGVVATVATGERLIGKAEAEGKD; the protein is encoded by the coding sequence ATGAGCGGCAAAAGGAGGAAGCCCCTCGGAGGGGAAGACAACGTCTTCGGCTTTTTCGACATGAGCCTTTTCACCCTCTGCGCCATCGTCGTCATCGACACCCTTCCGGCCACGGCTTCCGTCGGGACATCGGCCGCCGGGTGGTGGATCGTCACGGCCCTCCTCTTCTTCGTCCCCTACGGCCTCGTCTCGGCCGAACTGGGGTCGGCCTATCCCGAAAAAGGCGGCCTGGGAGGGTGGATCGCCCGCGCCTTCGGCCCCCGCTGGGGGGCCCGCGTGACCTGGCTCTACTGGGCCCAGCTCGCCCTGGGACTCCCCTCCGTCTACATCCTTCTCTCCTCCATGACCTCGCGGATGTTTTTTCCCGACCTCCCCCTCTCCGGCCAGGTCGCCCTCGCCGTCGGCGCCACGTGGATCACGGTGGCCCTCTCCCTCCGCCCCCTGGCCCAGGCCAAGGAAATCGCCAACGCCGGGGCCCTCGCCAAAATCGCCATCGTCGCCGGCCTCCTTGCCTCGGCCCTCTTCCACCTCTTCCACCACCCCCCGGCCAACGACCTCTCGTGGCAGCGTCTCCTTCCCACCTGGGACGGAGGGCTTGCCTTTCTGCCCATCCTCCTCTTCAACCTGGCCGGCTTCGAACTCATGTCGGGCGCCTCCGACGAGATGGTCGATCCCCGACGGGACGTTCCCCGGGCCATCCTCACGGCGGGGACGGTCATCACCGCCCTTTACCTGACGGCGACGCTGAGCCTCCAGGCCATGATCCCCCTGGAGGAGCTCTCCCTCGTCAACGGCATCATCGACGCCCTCTACCGCGTCTTCGGCTCCGACGGTTCGGGCACCTTCGTCGCCGATGCCGTCGGCTCTCTCGTCCTCTTCTCCATCGTCGCCACCATGATCGGCTGGACTCTGGGCGTGAATCGCGTCGCCGCCGCCGCGGCCGAGACCGGAGAGCTGCCTGCCCTCTTCGCGAAACGCCACAACAGATTCGGAACCCCCCTGGGCGCCTCGCTCCTGACGGCGCTCCTGGCCACGGCGCTGCTCCTCCTCTACGGTCGACTGGCCGAGACGTCGGAAGAGCTCTTCTGGACCCTGACGGCCTTCGCCTCCATCCTCTTCCTCCTCCCCTACGTCGGCCTTTTCGCCGCCTTCATCGCTCTCCGCCGACGGGACGGGAGGGCGCAGGGGGGCTACGTCATCCCCGGCCCCTCCTGGCTGGCCTTCCTCCTGGCCTTCACGGCCGCCCTTTTCGTCGTCCAGGCCATCCTCCTTTTCCTATGGGTCCCGGGAGAGCCCTTCGACGGCGCCTTCGCCCTCCCCGTCGTCGCCGGCGTCGTCGCCACCGTGGCGACGGGGGAAAGGCTGATCGGGAAGGCCGAAGCGGAAGGGAAAGACTGA
- a CDS encoding NAD(P)-dependent methylenetetrahydromethanopterin dehydrogenase yields the protein MKKILLQLDSDGQPSVFDAVAALDGGAEVLLRHGGVTVEAVSGLVHGVIFTRGPEDLHGSAIFIGGSDVARGEALLEATRKAFFGPLQVSVLFDANGCNTTAAAAVAKMAASLGGLEGKRVTVLGGTGPVGLRGAALLALDGAQVRLTSRRADRATEAVARLKARFGVDVEAAVVSDDDERDRALGGTQAVLAAGAAGVTLLRQSLWQSLPELRVLADVNAVPPLGIEGVKSHWDGRDVEGKILFGALAIGGLKMKIHKAAVARLFESNDAVLDAEELFALAKERLGL from the coding sequence GTGAAAAAAATTCTTCTGCAGCTCGATTCCGACGGTCAGCCCAGCGTCTTCGACGCCGTCGCCGCTCTCGACGGGGGCGCCGAGGTGCTCCTGCGCCATGGAGGCGTGACGGTCGAGGCCGTTTCGGGCCTCGTCCACGGCGTCATCTTCACCCGCGGCCCTGAAGATCTTCACGGCAGCGCCATCTTCATCGGCGGTTCCGACGTGGCCCGGGGGGAGGCCCTCCTGGAGGCGACGAGGAAGGCCTTCTTCGGCCCCCTTCAGGTCTCGGTCCTCTTCGACGCCAACGGCTGCAACACGACGGCCGCCGCCGCCGTGGCCAAGATGGCGGCCAGCCTGGGCGGTCTCGAGGGGAAGAGAGTCACCGTCCTGGGCGGGACCGGTCCCGTCGGCCTCCGGGGGGCGGCTCTCCTGGCCCTTGACGGGGCCCAGGTCCGTCTGACCTCTCGCCGCGCCGACAGGGCGACCGAGGCCGTCGCGCGCCTGAAAGCGCGTTTCGGCGTCGATGTCGAGGCAGCCGTCGTCTCCGACGACGACGAGAGGGACCGCGCGCTCGGCGGAACCCAGGCCGTCCTCGCCGCAGGAGCCGCCGGCGTGACGCTCCTTCGGCAGTCCCTCTGGCAGTCCCTGCCCGAGCTGCGGGTCCTGGCCGACGTCAACGCCGTCCCCCCCCTGGGAATAGAGGGGGTCAAAAGCCACTGGGACGGCCGCGACGTCGAGGGCAAAATCCTTTTCGGCGCCCTGGCCATAGGCGGTCTGAAGATGAAGATTCACAAGGCCGCCGTGGCCCGGCTCTTCGAGAGCAACGACGCCGTTCTCGATGCCGAGGAGCTTTTCGCCCTGGCCAAGGAGCGCCTTGGCCTTTGA
- a CDS encoding molybdopterin dinucleotide binding domain-containing protein, whose product MALKLTLVTGRTLAQAAAMHKGKMTEAYDRATSLAEINGDDLAELGLTDGEEATVRSGAGSVRVVLKASDLPRGMLFLPMGRRANGLIGTETEGTGMPAFKGLPVEVEP is encoded by the coding sequence GTGGCTCTGAAGCTGACCCTGGTGACGGGCCGGACTCTGGCCCAGGCGGCGGCCATGCACAAGGGCAAGATGACGGAGGCCTATGACAGGGCGACGTCTCTGGCCGAGATCAACGGCGACGATCTGGCCGAGCTGGGCCTGACCGACGGGGAGGAGGCCACGGTTCGCAGCGGGGCCGGTTCGGTCCGGGTCGTTCTCAAGGCCTCCGATCTTCCCCGGGGGATGCTCTTCCTGCCCATGGGGCGACGGGCCAACGGCCTCATCGGAACGGAGACGGAGGGGACGGGCATGCCGGCCTTCAAGGGGCTTCCCGTCGAAGTCGAGCCATGA
- a CDS encoding formylmethanofuran dehydrogenase subunit B: MTERIENVVCTFCGCLCDDIVVEVDGGRLVKVLKACANGQGHFRDYDPSPRLPRLRGKEVPWEEAYAEAGAILRASHSPLIYGLSSAPTEAQRRAVELADRLGAFLDSTSSVCHGPTGLAMQAVGEPTCTLGEVRNRADLLLFWGCNPAAAHPRHFARYATARGRLTPQGRKDRTIVIVDVRPTAATKGADLFLQVRQGDDFELLTALRALVQGRPMEAPSVGGLPRERLVDLAERLKTCRYGVAFMGMGLTMTRGRDLNVAELFSLVADLNEHTRFSVIPMRGHGNVTGADQVTTWQCGFPFAVSFARGYPQYGPGEFTAVDVLARGDADSVVVVASDPVAHFPRRAADRLQALPTIVLDPAESLTAASATLWMPTGLAGIDTAGSSYRMDGVALRLRPFLERRRPSDEEVLKRLIEEVRR; this comes from the coding sequence ATGACGGAGCGGATCGAGAACGTCGTCTGCACCTTCTGCGGCTGCCTCTGTGACGATATCGTCGTCGAGGTCGACGGGGGACGTCTCGTCAAGGTCCTCAAGGCCTGCGCCAACGGTCAGGGACACTTCCGCGACTACGATCCCTCGCCGCGCCTGCCCCGTCTCAGGGGGAAAGAGGTCCCCTGGGAGGAGGCCTACGCGGAGGCGGGAGCTATCCTGAGAGCCTCCCATTCGCCCCTGATCTACGGCCTCTCCTCGGCCCCGACGGAGGCCCAGAGGCGGGCCGTCGAACTGGCCGACAGGCTGGGGGCCTTTCTTGACAGCACCTCCTCCGTCTGCCACGGTCCCACGGGGCTGGCCATGCAGGCCGTGGGCGAGCCGACCTGCACGCTCGGAGAGGTCCGCAACAGGGCCGATCTGCTCCTCTTCTGGGGATGCAACCCCGCCGCCGCCCATCCCCGCCACTTCGCCCGCTACGCGACGGCCAGAGGGCGTCTGACGCCGCAGGGACGAAAGGACCGGACGATCGTCATCGTCGACGTCCGCCCTACGGCGGCGACGAAGGGGGCCGACCTCTTCCTCCAGGTGAGACAGGGAGACGATTTCGAGCTCCTCACGGCCCTGAGGGCCCTCGTCCAGGGACGTCCCATGGAGGCTCCTTCCGTCGGCGGCCTTCCCCGGGAGCGTCTCGTCGATCTGGCCGAGCGCCTCAAGACCTGCCGCTACGGCGTCGCCTTCATGGGCATGGGGCTGACGATGACGCGGGGGCGCGATCTGAACGTGGCCGAGCTCTTCTCCCTCGTCGCCGACCTCAACGAGCACACCCGCTTTTCCGTCATTCCCATGAGAGGTCACGGCAACGTGACCGGAGCCGACCAGGTGACGACGTGGCAGTGCGGCTTCCCCTTCGCCGTCAGCTTCGCCCGGGGCTACCCCCAGTACGGGCCGGGCGAGTTCACCGCCGTCGACGTCCTGGCCCGAGGCGACGCCGACAGCGTCGTCGTCGTCGCCTCCGACCCCGTGGCCCACTTCCCCCGCCGGGCCGCCGATCGCCTTCAGGCCCTGCCGACGATCGTCCTCGATCCGGCCGAGAGCCTCACGGCCGCCTCGGCGACGCTCTGGATGCCGACGGGCCTGGCCGGCATCGATACGGCGGGCAGCTCCTACCGGATGGACGGCGTCGCTCTCAGGCTCAGGCCCTTCCTCGAAAGGCGCCGTCCCTCCGACGAGGAGGTCCTGAAACGTCTCATCGAGGAGGTGCGGCGATGA